A genomic region of Ictidomys tridecemlineatus isolate mIctTri1 chromosome 10, mIctTri1.hap1, whole genome shotgun sequence contains the following coding sequences:
- the Rcsd1 gene encoding capZ-interacting protein isoform X3, which yields MADSLNCRSAALPGPPKERPAKTNANVDSSAPPSVAQLAGRFREQAAAATEKSPPSAGHPPKVKVKSSPLIEKLQANLTFDPAALLPGASPKSPGLKVMVSPFHSPPSTPSSPGVRPRPSETEEVPVSFDQPPEGSHLPCYNKVRTRGSIKRRPPSRRFRRSQSDCGELGEFRASQENGTREENGDEVFTARSRAPGAPPASQGPEGEGDRGTPGCHGKPEEKASTPGEAKQGEAGQNSAAAGQSPAQEAPEPPQTASPERGAGPGGRVQEEAAGEEKERAEPTEKGESDGNGEDPPGRQGQGAEEPECEAVGDGAPQRSPEDLKDGHVPAQEQGQGKPEEPAALQPGSSHATLEASSKVPTDDSPFQDTKM from the exons ATGGCTGACTCGCTCAACTGCAGGTCTGCAGCTCTTCCCGGCCCTCCGAAG GAAAGGCCAGCAAAGACAAATGCCAACGTGGACAGCTCAGCACCCCCGTCGGTGGCCCAGCTGGCCGGGCGGTTTCGGGAGCAGGCGGCTGCAGCCACAGAG AAATCACCGCCCAGTGCTGGCCACCCGCCCAAAGTCAAGGTGAAGAGCTCGCCCCTGATCGAGAAGCTCCAG GCCAATTTAACCTTCGATCCAGCGGCTCTGCTGCCCGGGGCCTCGCCCAAGAGTCCTGGACTCAAGGTCATGGTGTCACCGTTTCACAGCCCCCCGTCCACCCCCAGCAGTCCTGGCGTGCGGCCCCGGCCTAGCGAGACAGAGGAGGTGCCTGTCAGCTTCGACCAGCCACCCGAAGGTAGTCACCTGCCCTGTTACAATAAG GTGCGGACAAGGGGCTCCATAAAAAGGCGGCCTCCCTCCAGGCGGTTCCGAAGGTCGCAGTCGGACTGCGGGGAGCTGGGGGAGTTCAGGGCCTCTCAGGAGAACGGCACCCGGGAGGAGAACGGGGATGAAGTCTTCACAGCCAGGAGCAGGGCCCCAGGGGCGCCCCCGGCCAGCCAGGggccagagggagagggggaCAGGGGAACCCCAGGATGCCATGGGAAGCCAGAGGAGAAGGCCAGCACCCCAGGGGAGGCCAAGCAAGGGGAGGCCGGGCAGAATTCAGCAGCAGCTGGCCAGAGCCCAGCACAGGAGGCCCCAGAACCTCCCCAAACGGCCAGCCCAGAGCGAGGGGCTGGGCCAGGGGGCCGGGTGCAGGAGGAGGCAGccggagaggagaaggagagggcaGAGCCCACGGAGAAGGGGGAGAGCGATGGAAACGGAGAGGACCCGCCTGGACGCCAGGGCCAAGGTGCTGAGGAGCCGGAGTGTGAAGCTGTCGGGGACGGGGCCCCTCAGCGTTCTCCTGAAGACCTGAAGGACGGCCATGTCCCTGCACAGGAGCAAGGCCAGGGAAAGCCAGAGGAGCCGGCGGCTCTGCAGCCAGGCTCCAGCCACGCCACACTGGAGGCCAGCAGCAAGGTCCCCACG
- the Rcsd1 gene encoding capZ-interacting protein isoform X1: MADSLNCRSAALPGPPKERPAKTNANVDSSAPPSVAQLAGRFREQAAAATETPATKPTRRKPPCSLPLFPPRVELGQNGEEKSPPSAGHPPKVKVKSSPLIEKLQANLTFDPAALLPGASPKSPGLKVMVSPFHSPPSTPSSPGVRPRPSETEEVPVSFDQPPEGSHLPCYNKVRTRGSIKRRPPSRRFRRSQSDCGELGEFRASQENGTREENGDEVFTARSRAPGAPPASQGPEGEGDRGTPGCHGKPEEKASTPGEAKQGEAGQNSAAAGQSPAQEAPEPPQTASPERGAGPGGRVQEEAAGEEKERAEPTEKGESDGNGEDPPGRQGQGAEEPECEAVGDGAPQRSPEDLKDGHVPAQEQGQGKPEEPAALQPGSSHATLEASSKVPTDDSPFQDTKM; encoded by the exons ATGGCTGACTCGCTCAACTGCAGGTCTGCAGCTCTTCCCGGCCCTCCGAAG GAAAGGCCAGCAAAGACAAATGCCAACGTGGACAGCTCAGCACCCCCGTCGGTGGCCCAGCTGGCCGGGCGGTTTCGGGAGCAGGCGGCTGCAGCCACAGAG ACACCAGCCACTAAGCCAACAAGAAGGAAACCACCCTgctccctccccctgttccccCCCAGGGTAGAGCTGGGCCAGAATGGTGAGGAG AAATCACCGCCCAGTGCTGGCCACCCGCCCAAAGTCAAGGTGAAGAGCTCGCCCCTGATCGAGAAGCTCCAG GCCAATTTAACCTTCGATCCAGCGGCTCTGCTGCCCGGGGCCTCGCCCAAGAGTCCTGGACTCAAGGTCATGGTGTCACCGTTTCACAGCCCCCCGTCCACCCCCAGCAGTCCTGGCGTGCGGCCCCGGCCTAGCGAGACAGAGGAGGTGCCTGTCAGCTTCGACCAGCCACCCGAAGGTAGTCACCTGCCCTGTTACAATAAG GTGCGGACAAGGGGCTCCATAAAAAGGCGGCCTCCCTCCAGGCGGTTCCGAAGGTCGCAGTCGGACTGCGGGGAGCTGGGGGAGTTCAGGGCCTCTCAGGAGAACGGCACCCGGGAGGAGAACGGGGATGAAGTCTTCACAGCCAGGAGCAGGGCCCCAGGGGCGCCCCCGGCCAGCCAGGggccagagggagagggggaCAGGGGAACCCCAGGATGCCATGGGAAGCCAGAGGAGAAGGCCAGCACCCCAGGGGAGGCCAAGCAAGGGGAGGCCGGGCAGAATTCAGCAGCAGCTGGCCAGAGCCCAGCACAGGAGGCCCCAGAACCTCCCCAAACGGCCAGCCCAGAGCGAGGGGCTGGGCCAGGGGGCCGGGTGCAGGAGGAGGCAGccggagaggagaaggagagggcaGAGCCCACGGAGAAGGGGGAGAGCGATGGAAACGGAGAGGACCCGCCTGGACGCCAGGGCCAAGGTGCTGAGGAGCCGGAGTGTGAAGCTGTCGGGGACGGGGCCCCTCAGCGTTCTCCTGAAGACCTGAAGGACGGCCATGTCCCTGCACAGGAGCAAGGCCAGGGAAAGCCAGAGGAGCCGGCGGCTCTGCAGCCAGGCTCCAGCCACGCCACACTGGAGGCCAGCAGCAAGGTCCCCACG
- the Rcsd1 gene encoding capZ-interacting protein isoform X2 yields the protein MEERPAKTNANVDSSAPPSVAQLAGRFREQAAAATETPATKPTRRKPPCSLPLFPPRVELGQNGEEKSPPSAGHPPKVKVKSSPLIEKLQANLTFDPAALLPGASPKSPGLKVMVSPFHSPPSTPSSPGVRPRPSETEEVPVSFDQPPEGSHLPCYNKVRTRGSIKRRPPSRRFRRSQSDCGELGEFRASQENGTREENGDEVFTARSRAPGAPPASQGPEGEGDRGTPGCHGKPEEKASTPGEAKQGEAGQNSAAAGQSPAQEAPEPPQTASPERGAGPGGRVQEEAAGEEKERAEPTEKGESDGNGEDPPGRQGQGAEEPECEAVGDGAPQRSPEDLKDGHVPAQEQGQGKPEEPAALQPGSSHATLEASSKVPTDDSPFQDTKM from the exons GAAAGGCCAGCAAAGACAAATGCCAACGTGGACAGCTCAGCACCCCCGTCGGTGGCCCAGCTGGCCGGGCGGTTTCGGGAGCAGGCGGCTGCAGCCACAGAG ACACCAGCCACTAAGCCAACAAGAAGGAAACCACCCTgctccctccccctgttccccCCCAGGGTAGAGCTGGGCCAGAATGGTGAGGAG AAATCACCGCCCAGTGCTGGCCACCCGCCCAAAGTCAAGGTGAAGAGCTCGCCCCTGATCGAGAAGCTCCAG GCCAATTTAACCTTCGATCCAGCGGCTCTGCTGCCCGGGGCCTCGCCCAAGAGTCCTGGACTCAAGGTCATGGTGTCACCGTTTCACAGCCCCCCGTCCACCCCCAGCAGTCCTGGCGTGCGGCCCCGGCCTAGCGAGACAGAGGAGGTGCCTGTCAGCTTCGACCAGCCACCCGAAGGTAGTCACCTGCCCTGTTACAATAAG GTGCGGACAAGGGGCTCCATAAAAAGGCGGCCTCCCTCCAGGCGGTTCCGAAGGTCGCAGTCGGACTGCGGGGAGCTGGGGGAGTTCAGGGCCTCTCAGGAGAACGGCACCCGGGAGGAGAACGGGGATGAAGTCTTCACAGCCAGGAGCAGGGCCCCAGGGGCGCCCCCGGCCAGCCAGGggccagagggagagggggaCAGGGGAACCCCAGGATGCCATGGGAAGCCAGAGGAGAAGGCCAGCACCCCAGGGGAGGCCAAGCAAGGGGAGGCCGGGCAGAATTCAGCAGCAGCTGGCCAGAGCCCAGCACAGGAGGCCCCAGAACCTCCCCAAACGGCCAGCCCAGAGCGAGGGGCTGGGCCAGGGGGCCGGGTGCAGGAGGAGGCAGccggagaggagaaggagagggcaGAGCCCACGGAGAAGGGGGAGAGCGATGGAAACGGAGAGGACCCGCCTGGACGCCAGGGCCAAGGTGCTGAGGAGCCGGAGTGTGAAGCTGTCGGGGACGGGGCCCCTCAGCGTTCTCCTGAAGACCTGAAGGACGGCCATGTCCCTGCACAGGAGCAAGGCCAGGGAAAGCCAGAGGAGCCGGCGGCTCTGCAGCCAGGCTCCAGCCACGCCACACTGGAGGCCAGCAGCAAGGTCCCCACG
- the Rcsd1 gene encoding capZ-interacting protein isoform X4 codes for MEERPAKTNANVDSSAPPSVAQLAGRFREQAAAATEKSPPSAGHPPKVKVKSSPLIEKLQANLTFDPAALLPGASPKSPGLKVMVSPFHSPPSTPSSPGVRPRPSETEEVPVSFDQPPEGSHLPCYNKVRTRGSIKRRPPSRRFRRSQSDCGELGEFRASQENGTREENGDEVFTARSRAPGAPPASQGPEGEGDRGTPGCHGKPEEKASTPGEAKQGEAGQNSAAAGQSPAQEAPEPPQTASPERGAGPGGRVQEEAAGEEKERAEPTEKGESDGNGEDPPGRQGQGAEEPECEAVGDGAPQRSPEDLKDGHVPAQEQGQGKPEEPAALQPGSSHATLEASSKVPTDDSPFQDTKM; via the exons GAAAGGCCAGCAAAGACAAATGCCAACGTGGACAGCTCAGCACCCCCGTCGGTGGCCCAGCTGGCCGGGCGGTTTCGGGAGCAGGCGGCTGCAGCCACAGAG AAATCACCGCCCAGTGCTGGCCACCCGCCCAAAGTCAAGGTGAAGAGCTCGCCCCTGATCGAGAAGCTCCAG GCCAATTTAACCTTCGATCCAGCGGCTCTGCTGCCCGGGGCCTCGCCCAAGAGTCCTGGACTCAAGGTCATGGTGTCACCGTTTCACAGCCCCCCGTCCACCCCCAGCAGTCCTGGCGTGCGGCCCCGGCCTAGCGAGACAGAGGAGGTGCCTGTCAGCTTCGACCAGCCACCCGAAGGTAGTCACCTGCCCTGTTACAATAAG GTGCGGACAAGGGGCTCCATAAAAAGGCGGCCTCCCTCCAGGCGGTTCCGAAGGTCGCAGTCGGACTGCGGGGAGCTGGGGGAGTTCAGGGCCTCTCAGGAGAACGGCACCCGGGAGGAGAACGGGGATGAAGTCTTCACAGCCAGGAGCAGGGCCCCAGGGGCGCCCCCGGCCAGCCAGGggccagagggagagggggaCAGGGGAACCCCAGGATGCCATGGGAAGCCAGAGGAGAAGGCCAGCACCCCAGGGGAGGCCAAGCAAGGGGAGGCCGGGCAGAATTCAGCAGCAGCTGGCCAGAGCCCAGCACAGGAGGCCCCAGAACCTCCCCAAACGGCCAGCCCAGAGCGAGGGGCTGGGCCAGGGGGCCGGGTGCAGGAGGAGGCAGccggagaggagaaggagagggcaGAGCCCACGGAGAAGGGGGAGAGCGATGGAAACGGAGAGGACCCGCCTGGACGCCAGGGCCAAGGTGCTGAGGAGCCGGAGTGTGAAGCTGTCGGGGACGGGGCCCCTCAGCGTTCTCCTGAAGACCTGAAGGACGGCCATGTCCCTGCACAGGAGCAAGGCCAGGGAAAGCCAGAGGAGCCGGCGGCTCTGCAGCCAGGCTCCAGCCACGCCACACTGGAGGCCAGCAGCAAGGTCCCCACG